The stretch of DNA GCAGACTCGAAGGTTTTGGTGGGAAACCTCTGGATCTCCCCCCGGGTCAACTTCCTGGACACGACGGGTCCCTGGCGGTCCTCGAACGCCAGGAGAGCCTGGGGGACATGAACCGACCGAATGTTACAGTGTTAGTCCGTTACGTCCCCCCGGGACATGTTAGGGGACGAATGTCGggaaaagtgtccaaaaaagaaacaaaaacatcagaaacagtGTTTAAAAGGGACTTTTTGGACAGTTTTTCTGACGTTTGTTGTGTCCaaagaaaagggacaaaaacttagaAAGGAAATGTCCAAGAAAGGAACTAAGACATCACAAAGTTtccaaaaaagggacaaagacatCAGAAAACTGTGTCCAAAAAGGACGAAAAGAtagtaaaaaaagtataatcagaaaaaaaaagatcagaatattttttgttttaaaaaaaaggacaaaaactgaaaaaaagtcttcaaaaaggacaaaaaatatcagaaaaatgtttttcttcaatgTAATATTGGACAatttttctgacgtttttgttttgtccaaagaaaagggacaacaacaagcaacaaaaatgtcaaaaaagggacaaaatggtCAGCAGACTGTCCAGGAAGTGTCCCCCTAACCGTCCCGTCCTCACCTCGTAGTCGTTTCCCTGAAGGTCGTCTGAAAGCTCCGGTTGGGCGTTCCTCCTCCGGCCCCGCCCACGTCTTCTGGTTTGACCAATCAGatctgtggacacacacacgcagccaaTCAGTGGCGAGCTCTTATTGTGACGCAGCAACAGGAAGCAGAGTGTCGATGACTCGTCAAAACGTGTCGACAGATCAGGAAAACACGAGAAAGAGTAGTCAGTAGATTTactatgaatattaaatataaaacatacatgtgtatatatgtatatatatatatatatatatatatatatatatatatataatatagggGTGTGTGATGTTACCGTGCTCCACGGCGACCAGCGGAGACACAGCGGCCAGGAGACGTGGCGTCCAGCTGTGGTCCATGTAGGGATGATACTGCAGAGGACAACAGCTGTTATTAAAGGACCTCACATGTCTTCATGTAATAATGAGACGCATCAGAGGGGACATACACCCGGGACGTGTTAGGGGACATACACCCGGGACGTGCTAGGGGACATACACCCGGGACGTGTTAGGGGACATACACCCGGGACATACACCCGGGACGTGTTAGGGGACGTGTTAGGGGACATACACCCGGGACATACACCCGGGACGTGTTAGGGGACTTTTTGCATagtttttctgatgtttttgttttgtccaaagaaaaggaacaaaaacattaacagatcagggaaaaaagtgtcaaaaaagggacaaaaacagcaaaaagatgtgtccaaaaaacatacaaaaacatttttttttaaagtggcaaaaaagggacaaagacgtcagaaaaaaagtgtcataaaAGGACTAAAAGATCAGAAAAAGTgtacaaaaaagggacaaaaatattgaaaaaaagtgtaaaaataaaagaggtCCAAATATACAAGACAAGATGTGTGAGACATTAGATCCACACGATGTCCCGGGATGGAGCGCGAGACGTCTGTCTCACCCCGTGGTGGCTCtgctgatgaagatgatgacgatgatgaagatgctgatgtctgtgtgtctcctcCTGGTCAAACTGGGCCTGTGGGAGTGAAGACAGCGTCGTCAACATCTGTCTCTGCACAGGTGAGACTATCTCAGGTGAGACTATCTCAGGTGGGGTATCTGACCTGCAGGCTCCGGGCGAACGCCTCGTCTTCCTCTTCCTGGGCGGAGCGGACCACGgcctcgtcttcctcctctcgGGCGGAGCGGACCACGGCCTCGTCTTCCTCGTCGCTGATCACGATCTCCTCCGTCCCTGCAGACAAATCAACGATCACGAAGCGGTCTCTGAACCAAAGAACT from Etheostoma cragini isolate CJK2018 unplaced genomic scaffold, CSU_Ecrag_1.0 ScbMSFa_1851, whole genome shotgun sequence encodes:
- the si:ch211-59o9.10 gene encoding uncharacterized protein si:ch211-59o9.10, whose protein sequence is DRFVIVDLSAGTEEIVISDEEDEAVVRSAQEEEDEAFARSLQAQFDQEETHRHQHLHHRHHLHQQSHHGYHPYMDHSWTPRLLAAVSPLVAVEHDLIGQTRRRGRGRRRNAQPELSDDLQGNDYEALLAFEDRQGPVVSRKLTRGEIQRFPTKTFESAGGAGNTR